From Oscillospiraceae bacterium CM, a single genomic window includes:
- the ftsH gene encoding ATP-dependent zinc metalloprotease FtsH: MNKKRLILILSAIILTASACLAIFLMQPKKASLLYSDVVGYFEAGQVSHYTLNVGSGTLSADLRGGGTVTYTVADVDLFIKQIEPLVTDYNVSHPESKIVYDYTQPWEGSSFIGVLPYILVFVAGVAFILFRSGVIKKSGGKNALAFTHLKPNTQTASKDKKTFADVAGADEEKEELKEIVEFLKSPQRFNKLGAKIPKGVLLVGPPGTGKTLIAKAVSGESGVPFFSMSGSNFVEMYVGVGASRVRSLFEKAKKVAPCIVFIDEIDAVGRRRSAGQSGSNDEREQTLNQLLVEMDGFSSDECVIVIAATNRVDILDPALLRPGRFDRQVYVGAPDIKGREAILNVHAREKPIDSNVHFHDVAKATVGFTGADLANLLNEAALLAAKRGRPVIGRTEIEESVIKVVAGPEKKSKVLSEKEKKLTAYHEAGHALVTAYLPSKKQVQEISIIPRGRAGGYTLTPPAEDKNYETKGEMLEQICIFLGGRAAESIALDDISTGASNDIERATELARSMVTKFGMSEQLGPVTYGHGRDRQHGILSGRISAEIDTEIQRIVGTAQEQALRLLTNHLDALHAVAAYLCQNEKMSGAELNRILQATEQPILP; encoded by the coding sequence ATGAATAAAAAACGTCTTATTTTGATCCTATCCGCCATAATCCTTACCGCTTCGGCATGTCTTGCGATTTTTTTAATGCAGCCGAAAAAAGCGTCGCTTCTTTACTCCGACGTCGTCGGTTACTTTGAAGCCGGGCAAGTCTCCCATTACACGCTCAATGTGGGCAGCGGCACACTCTCCGCCGACCTGCGCGGCGGCGGGACGGTTACATATACAGTTGCTGATGTCGATCTCTTTATCAAACAGATCGAACCGCTTGTAACAGACTATAACGTCTCCCACCCGGAGAGCAAAATTGTTTATGACTATACGCAGCCGTGGGAGGGGTCATCCTTTATCGGCGTGCTGCCATATATCTTGGTGTTCGTTGCCGGGGTGGCGTTCATCTTATTCCGCAGTGGTGTTATCAAGAAAAGCGGGGGCAAAAACGCGCTGGCGTTCACACATCTAAAACCAAACACGCAAACAGCCTCCAAAGATAAAAAGACATTTGCCGACGTCGCCGGGGCGGACGAGGAGAAGGAAGAGCTCAAGGAAATTGTCGAGTTTTTAAAAAGTCCTCAGCGGTTTAACAAGCTCGGTGCGAAGATTCCAAAGGGCGTTTTGCTCGTCGGGCCACCGGGAACAGGCAAAACGCTGATTGCCAAGGCCGTCTCCGGCGAATCCGGCGTGCCGTTTTTTTCAATGTCCGGCTCAAATTTTGTCGAAATGTATGTGGGTGTCGGTGCATCCCGCGTCCGGAGCCTCTTTGAAAAAGCCAAAAAAGTTGCCCCCTGCATCGTTTTTATTGACGAGATTGACGCTGTCGGCCGCCGCCGCAGTGCCGGCCAAAGCGGTAGCAACGACGAGCGGGAGCAAACGCTCAATCAGCTTCTCGTTGAGATGGACGGCTTTTCCTCGGACGAATGCGTCATTGTGATCGCGGCGACGAACAGAGTGGATATTTTGGACCCGGCGCTCCTGCGACCCGGCCGCTTCGACCGCCAGGTTTACGTCGGCGCGCCGGATATCAAGGGCCGTGAAGCTATTCTGAATGTCCATGCGCGAGAAAAGCCGATCGATTCTAACGTCCATTTTCATGACGTTGCCAAAGCCACTGTCGGCTTCACCGGCGCCGATCTTGCCAATCTCCTGAATGAAGCAGCGCTTTTAGCCGCTAAACGTGGCCGACCTGTCATCGGCAGAACGGAAATTGAGGAATCCGTTATAAAAGTCGTCGCCGGGCCCGAAAAAAAGTCAAAGGTTTTGAGTGAAAAAGAAAAGAAGCTTACAGCCTACCATGAGGCCGGTCACGCCCTCGTCACAGCGTACCTCCCCTCTAAAAAGCAGGTGCAGGAGATTTCGATCATCCCCAGAGGGCGCGCCGGCGGGTACACGTTGACGCCGCCGGCGGAGGATAAAAATTACGAGACAAAGGGCGAAATGCTTGAACAGATCTGCATATTCCTCGGCGGGCGGGCAGCTGAAAGCATCGCGTTGGACGATATCTCTACCGGCGCTTCCAACGATATTGAGCGCGCGACGGAGCTCGCCCGTTCGATGGTCACAAAATTCGGCATGAGCGAGCAGCTCGGCCCCGTGACTTACGGCCACGGCAGAGACCGGCAGCACGGTATTTTATCCGGCCGCATATCGGCGGAAATCGACACTGAAATTCAGCGGATTGTCGGCACCGCACAGGAGCAGGCCTTGCGGCTTCTGACGAATCATCTTGATGCGCTCCACGCCGTTGCCGCCTATTTGTGCCAGAACGAAAAAATGTCCGGCGCGGAGCTCAACCGGATTCTGCAAGCAACAGAGCAGCCGATCCTGCCATAA
- a CDS encoding flavodoxin family protein — protein sequence MRISILYVSQSGNTEKAAGFIREGIQLAGSVDVKLMNLSNEGALDAEFVKDSAAVIIGTPTYAAGMAWQLKKWLDTDRSVNLSGKLGAAFSTANFVHGGADVAIADVLHHLLVKGMLVYSSGAGCGKPIIHLGPVAIAGALDNTRDLFVTFGRRVAEKALALFGA from the coding sequence ATGAGAATATCCATATTATATGTCAGCCAGTCCGGCAACACGGAAAAAGCAGCCGGTTTTATTCGAGAGGGCATACAGCTTGCGGGCAGCGTTGACGTCAAGCTGATGAACCTCAGCAATGAAGGTGCCCTTGACGCCGAATTTGTCAAAGATAGCGCGGCCGTCATCATCGGCACACCCACTTATGCCGCCGGTATGGCATGGCAGCTGAAAAAGTGGCTTGACACGGACAGAAGCGTCAATCTCTCCGGTAAGCTCGGCGCGGCTTTCTCCACCGCCAATTTTGTTCACGGCGGCGCAGATGTCGCCATTGCAGACGTTTTGCATCATCTGCTCGTCAAGGGCATGCTCGTCTACTCCTCCGGTGCCGGCTGCGGCAAGCCGATTATCCATCTCGGCCCTGTGGCCATTGCCGGTGCACTCGACAATACGCGCGACCTCTTTGTCACCTTCGGCAGGCGCGTTGCCGAAAAAGCTCTGGCGCTTTTTGGCGCATAG
- a CDS encoding mechanosensitive ion channel family protein: MPLFLTREIWNNTLLNYLIFLLILGFAFLAAAIVGRLLTKLPTNRRKSERSYFWLQGIQKYVKPLIIFLILYFDIKILNLPPAVLKVIDIGVLAFLMIVAAFALSAVAAYFIAVYWKYRDDGDDNLLALKLLTNLSKALIWIVILILFLDNVGVKIDSLIAGLGISGLAVAFAAQTILKDLFCFFSILFDKPFVIGDFIVVGEQMGTVEHIGVKTTRLRSLNGEELILSNSDLTNSRISNFKTLEKRRVLFNIGVTYDTPVEKMRMIPGLIRAIIEGVESTEFGRVHFNSYGTSSLNFEIAYFILSGDFAHYMDIHQEVNLQIKERFDEAGIHFAFPTQSIQILNEGRHDARSS, encoded by the coding sequence ATGCCACTGTTTTTAACACGAGAAATTTGGAACAACACCTTGCTGAACTATCTCATTTTTCTGCTTATTCTGGGTTTTGCTTTTTTAGCCGCGGCAATTGTTGGTCGGCTTTTAACAAAACTGCCGACAAATCGGCGGAAGTCGGAGCGGTCATATTTTTGGCTGCAGGGCATTCAAAAATATGTCAAACCGCTTATCATATTTCTCATTTTATATTTTGATATAAAAATCCTCAATCTGCCGCCCGCCGTTTTGAAAGTTATTGATATCGGGGTGCTGGCTTTTCTAATGATCGTGGCAGCCTTCGCCCTGTCAGCCGTAGCCGCCTATTTTATCGCTGTTTATTGGAAGTATCGTGACGATGGTGATGATAATTTACTCGCCCTTAAATTGCTGACGAACCTGAGCAAGGCACTCATTTGGATTGTTATTCTGATTCTTTTTTTGGACAATGTCGGCGTAAAAATCGACTCTTTGATTGCCGGGCTCGGCATCAGCGGTCTGGCGGTGGCGTTTGCGGCACAGACAATTTTGAAAGATCTTTTCTGTTTTTTCTCAATTTTGTTCGACAAGCCGTTTGTCATCGGGGACTTCATTGTTGTGGGCGAACAAATGGGAACGGTGGAACACATCGGCGTGAAAACGACGCGGCTGCGCTCCTTAAACGGTGAAGAGCTAATCCTTTCCAATTCGGATTTGACGAATTCAAGAATCAGCAATTTTAAAACGCTTGAAAAAAGGCGTGTTCTGTTTAATATCGGCGTCACGTATGACACGCCGGTTGAAAAAATGCGGATGATCCCCGGCTTGATACGGGCGATAATTGAAGGCGTTGAAAGTACGGAATTTGGGCGTGTGCATTTTAATTCTTACGGCACTTCAAGCCTGAATTTCGAGATTGCCTATTTTATTTTGAGCGGCGACTTTGCGCATTATATGGATATCCATCAGGAAGTCAATTTACAAATTAAAGAGAGATTCGATGAAGCGGGAATCCATTTTGCGTTTCCGACACAGAGCATCCAAATATTAAATGAGGGAAGACATGACGCTCGCTCATCATAA
- a CDS encoding NTP transferase domain-containing protein produces the protein MKQPLKAVVLAAGKGTRLQTEGCDLPKVMRLANGRPLLQYVLDGLSFIEHGNIIIVAGYQKDTVIQAFPGYRFAIQTDQLGTGHAVMSAAADLEGFDGAVLVCCGDMPLLRRETYEALVTVHLQNGNDCTILTGTSDIPLPYGRIVRDNGGNFVRMVEDKDCRDDEKAINELNSGVYVFAAQKLLPALKCLGNNNAQREYYLTDVPAILLAEGARVGICKRSLGFEMIGVNTAEQLNQVEKLLRSRE, from the coding sequence ATGAAACAACCTCTCAAAGCCGTCGTACTGGCTGCCGGTAAAGGCACCCGTCTTCAAACAGAGGGCTGCGACCTGCCGAAGGTCATGCGCCTGGCAAACGGCCGCCCGCTCCTTCAATATGTGCTTGACGGACTCTCCTTTATAGAACACGGCAATATCATCATCGTTGCGGGCTACCAAAAAGATACCGTCATTCAAGCCTTTCCGGGATACCGATTCGCCATCCAGACAGATCAGCTCGGTACGGGTCACGCCGTCATGTCGGCGGCGGCAGATCTGGAAGGGTTTGATGGCGCCGTTCTCGTCTGCTGCGGTGATATGCCGCTTTTGCGGCGCGAGACGTATGAAGCGCTTGTCACCGTCCATCTGCAGAACGGTAATGACTGCACCATCTTAACCGGCACATCAGATATTCCGCTTCCATACGGCCGCATCGTGCGGGACAATGGCGGCAATTTTGTCCGCATGGTTGAAGATAAAGACTGCCGCGATGACGAAAAGGCCATCAACGAGCTCAATAGCGGTGTTTACGTCTTCGCCGCTCAGAAGCTTCTGCCGGCACTGAAATGCCTCGGGAACAACAACGCCCAGCGGGAATACTATTTAACAGATGTTCCGGCCATTCTCCTTGCCGAGGGTGCCCGCGTCGGCATTTGCAAGCGCAGCCTTGGTTTTGAAATGATCGGCGTCAACACCGCAGAGCAGCTCAATCAGGTTGAAAAGCTTCTTCGCAGCCGGGAATAA
- the prmA gene encoding 50S ribosomal protein L11 methyltransferase: MNWLEITVPTTPQALDGLSENLEDLGIEGLVVNDESAVRAFLDNNPTAWDYVDDDVLSSLQGATSLQFYVEDSAEGRTRLSLIRAALPGQNFLVKEVHDEDWLNNWKKYFKPLEIGSHLLIVPEWEPVPENSGRTILRLEPKNAFGNGSHASTRMCLEALESHPAKNVLDLGCGSGILAITALLFGAEHAVCCDMADDAATVCLENAALNGLSPDRLSVRAGDALSPDFLIALTGGRRFDIVFANIIADVIIPLSTHVPRLLAPGGVFICSGIIDGRQDDVRKALADAGLVVTAAKTADDWHMFAAVPVVSEHAL; encoded by the coding sequence ATGAACTGGCTTGAAATAACTGTCCCAACAACGCCGCAAGCGCTTGACGGTTTGAGTGAAAACCTTGAGGACCTTGGCATTGAGGGTCTCGTCGTCAATGATGAATCTGCCGTTCGCGCCTTTTTGGATAACAATCCGACCGCGTGGGATTACGTGGATGACGATGTTTTATCATCGCTGCAGGGCGCGACCTCCCTGCAGTTTTATGTGGAGGACAGTGCCGAGGGCCGCACCCGTCTGTCTTTAATCCGTGCCGCCTTGCCCGGGCAAAATTTTTTGGTCAAAGAGGTGCATGACGAAGATTGGCTGAACAATTGGAAGAAATACTTTAAGCCGCTTGAAATCGGCAGCCATCTTTTAATCGTCCCGGAATGGGAACCTGTCCCGGAAAATTCAGGGCGGACGATTTTACGTCTCGAACCGAAAAACGCCTTCGGTAATGGCTCCCACGCCTCAACACGCATGTGTCTGGAGGCCCTTGAAAGCCACCCGGCCAAAAATGTGCTCGACCTCGGCTGCGGCAGCGGTATCCTCGCCATCACAGCGCTATTATTCGGTGCCGAACATGCCGTCTGTTGTGACATGGCCGATGACGCCGCCACTGTCTGCCTTGAAAATGCCGCGCTCAACGGTTTATCGCCTGACCGGCTTTCCGTCCGGGCGGGAGACGCTTTGTCACCAGATTTCCTGATAGCGCTAACAGGCGGCAGACGGTTTGACATCGTGTTTGCCAATATCATCGCCGACGTCATCATACCGCTGTCGACTCATGTTCCCCGCCTGCTCGCACCGGGCGGCGTCTTTATCTGCTCCGGCATTATTGACGGCCGTCAGGACGACGTCAGAAAAGCCTTGGCGGATGCAGGGCTTGTCGTCACCGCCGCCAAAACAGCGGATGACTGGCACATGTTCGCGGCCGTCCCCGTTGTTTCTGAACACGCGCTGTGA
- a CDS encoding cytidylate kinase-like family protein: MEKFILAISREFGSGGRQVGEKLAARLGVEFYDKAIIRLAVEKSGLPYDLVEQSEEHIPSSLLYNFPAEASYDALTVSAFFDTPVNDKTFQSEALVLRELSKNSCVIVGRCADYILKDDPAVIKIYLSATLADRASRAVSEYGFPAEKALEKIRRIDKSRANYYKYYTGQNWGNIHNYDLVINTSTVGISAAVSIILALLEEKGFNTQAF, encoded by the coding sequence ATGGAAAAATTCATTCTCGCAATAAGCCGTGAATTTGGCAGCGGCGGCAGACAAGTCGGAGAAAAGCTCGCCGCGCGGCTTGGCGTTGAGTTTTATGACAAAGCAATCATCCGGCTTGCCGTCGAAAAAAGCGGCTTGCCATATGATCTCGTTGAACAAAGTGAAGAGCATATACCGAGCAGCCTGTTATATAATTTTCCCGCCGAAGCATCGTATGACGCTCTGACCGTCTCGGCTTTCTTTGATACACCCGTTAACGATAAAACATTTCAGTCTGAGGCGCTGGTTCTTCGGGAACTATCCAAAAACAGCTGTGTCATTGTCGGCCGTTGCGCCGATTATATTTTGAAGGACGACCCCGCCGTCATCAAAATCTATCTTTCCGCGACACTTGCCGACAGAGCCTCTCGCGCCGTTTCGGAATACGGCTTCCCGGCGGAAAAAGCGCTTGAAAAAATCAGGCGTATTGATAAAAGCCGCGCCAATTACTATAAATATTATACCGGCCAGAACTGGGGCAATATCCATAATTACGACTTGGTGATTAACACCTCCACCGTCGGCATTTCCGCCGCCGTCTCCATCATCCTGGCGTTGCTGGAGGAAAAAGGTTTCAACACACAAGCGTTTTAA
- a CDS encoding homocysteine S-methyltransferase family protein has translation MLNELLQRDFIYLDGAMGSLLQSKGLKGGKRPETMNMTAPEAVYEIHRQYADAGSDILFANTFGANERAMRSTGYSVSEIITEAIGIAKKAGGGKTLTALDIGPTGVFIKPFGKLTFEESYALYREEATAGEAAGADLAAIEAMSDLLEMKAAILAVRENTKLPIFATMTFEKRGRTFTGCRPESFAVMAERLGVTAVGINCSLSPKDIYPAAEKIARITALPLIVKPNAGLPNGLTKKYDTDAGDFAEQMAMYAALGVKIVGGCCGTTPEYIDALRRVYASLKPQVFQKETGLFICAPMHTESLDDYTFERPQVGEGMVPESTVNMALEQDDNGARIIMVCLPKSPEQALDALRAVVEQCDKPLHLISDSTEALSAALREVPGIAAVTSPKGNTAALSNAETGFGAVILQ, from the coding sequence TTGCTGAACGAACTTTTGCAGCGAGATTTTATCTATTTAGACGGTGCGATGGGTTCCCTGCTGCAGAGCAAGGGTCTTAAGGGGGGCAAGCGCCCAGAAACAATGAACATGACGGCCCCCGAGGCCGTTTATGAGATTCACAGGCAGTATGCCGATGCCGGTAGCGATATTCTGTTTGCCAATACATTCGGCGCAAACGAGCGCGCCATGAGATCAACAGGCTATTCCGTTTCGGAGATCATTACGGAGGCTATCGGTATCGCCAAAAAAGCCGGTGGGGGCAAAACGCTGACGGCGCTGGATATCGGACCGACCGGCGTGTTTATCAAGCCTTTCGGGAAGCTGACGTTTGAGGAGTCATACGCCCTGTACCGTGAGGAAGCGACGGCCGGGGAAGCGGCGGGGGCGGACCTTGCCGCCATTGAGGCGATGAGCGACCTGCTGGAAATGAAGGCAGCTATTCTTGCCGTTCGGGAAAATACGAAGCTGCCGATTTTTGCAACGATGACGTTTGAAAAAAGAGGACGCACTTTTACCGGGTGCAGGCCGGAAAGCTTTGCCGTTATGGCAGAGCGGCTCGGCGTTACGGCTGTCGGTATCAACTGTTCGCTATCGCCGAAGGATATCTACCCGGCGGCTGAAAAAATCGCGCGGATAACAGCGCTGCCTCTCATTGTCAAGCCAAACGCGGGTCTCCCCAACGGCTTGACGAAAAAGTACGATACAGATGCCGGTGATTTTGCCGAACAGATGGCAATGTATGCTGCTCTCGGCGTCAAAATCGTCGGCGGCTGCTGTGGCACAACACCAGAATATATTGATGCACTCCGCCGTGTTTACGCATCTTTGAAGCCGCAGGTATTTCAAAAAGAGACAGGGCTCTTCATATGCGCACCGATGCACACGGAAAGCCTCGACGATTACACGTTTGAACGCCCGCAGGTTGGTGAAGGAATGGTGCCCGAGAGCACTGTTAACATGGCTTTGGAGCAGGACGACAACGGCGCACGCATCATCATGGTGTGCCTGCCAAAGTCGCCTGAGCAGGCTCTCGATGCCCTGCGTGCCGTTGTGGAGCAATGCGACAAGCCGCTCCATCTCATTTCTGACAGCACCGAAGCCCTCTCGGCTGCTCTGAGGGAAGTGCCCGGCATTGCCGCCGTTACAAGCCCTAAAGGGAATACGGCGGCGCTCTCGAATGCAGAAACGGGCTTTGGGGCCGTTATTTTACAATAG
- a CDS encoding DUF1015 domain-containing protein, with the protein MRKSAFFPADILLPVRADLETWSVVACDQFSSERDYWERVQTTVGNRPSTLHLIVPEVYLDTVDLTQSAGQIGGTMATYLKNGIFKTVENAFIYVERTISDGRVRRGLVGMLDLEAYDYIPGSRALVRASEKTITARLPARIAVRRAAALEVPHIMALIDDRQARVIEPLADKTGDYELLYDFTLMEGGGAIKGWRVPPVDATHISEALSALTDGDGAQMIIGDGNHSLASAKGYWDEMKTGLPESARENHPARYALVEVNNVYDPAITFEAIHRIVFDIDTDRLLDEMARQLPFDDGGYAVDWITGDGRGRIAIRAGCVAELIELLQTFLDQFVEKTGGTIDYIHGESSLTTLASEAGNIGFLLPTMDKSDFFKTVLTGGVFPKKSFSIGHARDKRYYLDCRAIRPGL; encoded by the coding sequence GTGAGAAAAAGTGCCTTTTTCCCGGCTGATATTCTGTTGCCCGTACGGGCTGATCTTGAGACCTGGAGCGTGGTTGCCTGCGATCAGTTTTCCTCGGAACGCGACTATTGGGAGCGCGTTCAAACGACCGTCGGCAATCGCCCGTCAACGCTGCACCTGATTGTCCCGGAGGTTTATCTTGACACGGTGGACTTGACGCAGAGCGCCGGGCAAATCGGCGGCACGATGGCGACATATTTGAAAAACGGCATTTTTAAAACGGTTGAAAACGCTTTCATTTATGTGGAGCGGACCATATCGGATGGGCGCGTCCGCCGCGGCCTCGTCGGCATGCTTGATTTGGAAGCCTACGATTACATACCCGGTTCACGCGCACTTGTTCGCGCCAGCGAAAAAACGATCACAGCGCGGTTGCCGGCCAGAATCGCGGTGCGCCGCGCTGCTGCGCTGGAAGTGCCGCATATTATGGCGCTCATTGACGACAGACAGGCCCGTGTTATTGAGCCGCTTGCTGACAAAACAGGCGATTATGAACTGCTGTATGATTTTACGCTGATGGAGGGTGGTGGCGCTATCAAGGGCTGGCGCGTACCCCCGGTGGATGCCACGCACATTTCCGAAGCGCTTTCGGCGTTGACGGACGGCGACGGGGCGCAGATGATCATCGGTGACGGGAACCACTCGCTGGCTTCGGCAAAGGGATATTGGGATGAGATGAAAACGGGGCTGCCGGAGTCTGCGCGGGAGAATCACCCGGCCCGGTATGCTCTTGTTGAGGTCAACAACGTTTACGACCCGGCAATTACCTTTGAGGCGATCCATCGCATTGTGTTCGATATTGACACGGATCGCCTTCTCGATGAGATGGCCCGCCAGCTGCCGTTTGACGACGGCGGTTATGCCGTTGATTGGATTACGGGGGACGGGCGCGGTCGCATCGCGATCAGGGCCGGGTGCGTCGCTGAGCTGATTGAGCTGTTGCAGACGTTCCTCGATCAGTTCGTCGAGAAAACAGGCGGAACAATTGACTATATTCATGGTGAATCGTCACTCACCACCCTTGCGTCTGAAGCGGGCAATATCGGCTTTTTGCTGCCGACAATGGACAAATCGGACTTCTTCAAAACGGTTTTGACGGGCGGCGTTTTCCCCAAAAAAAGCTTTTCAATCGGCCACGCGCGGGACAAGCGCTACTATCTTGACTGCCGTGCGATCCGGCCCGGCCTCTAA
- the murI gene encoding glutamate racemase: MLIGFFDSGIGGLTVLHESLKTIRKADYVYYADIDNVPYGAKTASAVKEYVFKAADSLTGLGVGALVIACNTATSVAIEALRQKFDIPIIGMEPAVKPAVENHKGKRILVTATALTLKQDKLKRLITRLDCEDIVDFLPLPGLVEFAEKLDFDTPAVKAYLNDALSPFDLSHYQAVVLGCTHFVFFAPVFKALLHPAIEVIDGNKGTVNRLLDALGGNPEAVGGSGAITYCHSGRAVTDAATLQKYASLLRRLDGTA, encoded by the coding sequence ATGCTCATCGGGTTTTTTGATTCCGGCATCGGCGGTCTGACGGTTCTGCACGAATCGCTCAAGACCATCCGGAAGGCAGACTATGTCTATTATGCGGACATTGATAACGTACCCTATGGTGCAAAAACGGCAAGCGCCGTCAAAGAATATGTCTTTAAGGCGGCCGATAGCCTGACTGGGCTCGGCGTCGGTGCCCTTGTCATCGCGTGCAACACGGCTACCAGCGTCGCCATAGAGGCGCTTCGGCAAAAGTTCGACATTCCAATAATCGGCATGGAACCGGCTGTCAAGCCCGCTGTCGAAAACCATAAGGGCAAGCGGATTCTCGTCACCGCTACGGCGCTGACGCTGAAGCAGGACAAACTTAAACGGCTGATCACGCGTTTAGACTGTGAAGACATTGTCGATTTTCTCCCGTTGCCGGGGCTTGTTGAATTTGCCGAGAAGCTGGATTTTGACACGCCTGCCGTCAAGGCGTACCTGAACGATGCTCTCTCCCCGTTTGATTTAAGCCACTATCAGGCTGTTGTTCTCGGCTGCACACATTTCGTTTTTTTTGCGCCGGTTTTCAAGGCGCTGCTGCATCCCGCCATTGAGGTCATTGACGGCAACAAAGGAACGGTTAACAGGCTTCTTGATGCGCTGGGCGGCAACCCGGAGGCTGTTGGGGGCAGCGGCGCCATCACCTACTGCCATTCCGGCCGCGCCGTCACGGACGCCGCGACACTCCAGAAATATGCCTCGCTGCTCCGCCGTTTAGACGGTACAGCTTAA
- a CDS encoding DUF1801 domain-containing protein: MTETEAFTTIDAYMSEFPAEIQARLSEMRRIIHEEAPQATEKISYRMPTFYYFGNLVHFAAFKKHIGFFPGADGIEMFKDKLTAYSWSKGGVQFPYEKPLPEALIREIVAFRLRQNEMKAPKNRRR; encoded by the coding sequence ATGACGGAAACGGAAGCTTTCACGACAATTGACGCTTATATGAGCGAATTTCCGGCAGAGATCCAGGCCCGGCTTTCGGAGATGAGACGGATAATCCATGAAGAGGCCCCACAGGCAACGGAAAAAATCAGCTATCGGATGCCGACATTTTATTATTTCGGCAATCTCGTCCATTTCGCGGCTTTTAAAAAGCATATCGGATTTTTTCCGGGAGCTGACGGCATTGAGATGTTTAAAGACAAGTTGACTGCGTATTCCTGGTCAAAAGGCGGTGTGCAGTTTCCGTACGAAAAGCCGCTTCCGGAAGCACTGATTCGTGAAATCGTGGCGTTTAGGCTCCGACAGAACGAAATGAAAGCGCCGAAAAATCGGCGCCGCTGA
- a CDS encoding TetR family transcriptional regulator, producing the protein MARTKEQNKRIRDAKRELILTEALNQFSQKGYAATRIQDIAETAVISQGLLYYYYPSKEAIYVDLVNDALERINETARYVRDMSRPYGEKIMYALKILFKTIETSYRFRQTCRMIAQATYQADISAEAQAALNKKRDICYRIMAEIFKKGQEENSIVEGDPMELSILFWTSVNGLAIYYATRDIAANLPDYRLVAPMFLKNRIELPEDDI; encoded by the coding sequence ATGGCACGGACAAAAGAGCAGAACAAGCGTATTCGAGACGCCAAACGAGAGCTGATTTTAACGGAGGCCCTCAATCAGTTCTCCCAAAAAGGGTATGCCGCCACGCGGATACAGGATATTGCCGAAACAGCGGTCATTTCACAAGGGCTCCTTTACTATTATTATCCATCAAAAGAAGCAATTTATGTCGACTTGGTGAATGACGCGCTCGAGCGCATTAATGAAACAGCGCGCTACGTTCGGGACATGAGCCGCCCCTATGGTGAAAAAATCATGTACGCGCTGAAAATTCTGTTCAAAACGATCGAAACAAGCTATCGCTTTCGTCAGACATGCCGAATGATTGCGCAGGCTACTTATCAGGCAGACATTTCCGCCGAGGCGCAGGCGGCACTGAATAAAAAGCGCGATATCTGCTATCGTATCATGGCCGAAATTTTCAAAAAAGGTCAGGAAGAAAACAGCATTGTCGAGGGCGACCCTATGGAGCTGTCCATCCTTTTTTGGACAAGCGTGAACGGTCTGGCCATCTATTACGCCACGCGTGATATTGCCGCAAATCTTCCCGATTACCGGCTCGTCGCTCCAATGTTTTTGAAAAATCGTATCGAGCTGCCTGAAGACGACATATAA
- a CDS encoding VanZ family protein has protein sequence MKRIIIIELMAIYIIILLRITVFRHDFFRHRLFENGQVNLIVFKVYFEILMEKNYLFFIYLFVGNIVSFMPLGFLLPFIAKKDITLPFVVLTGGFVSLVIEVSQYVFGTGESELDDILLNTIGAVLGFLLYRLYQRYQNKRAE, from the coding sequence ATGAAACGGATTATCATAATTGAGCTAATGGCGATTTACATAATAATATTGCTGAGAATTACGGTTTTTCGACATGACTTTTTTCGACATAGGTTGTTTGAGAACGGACAAGTCAACCTGATTGTCTTCAAGGTCTATTTCGAGATTTTAATGGAAAAGAATTATCTGTTTTTTATCTACCTTTTCGTTGGCAATATTGTCTCTTTCATGCCGCTTGGCTTTCTGCTGCCGTTTATTGCAAAAAAAGATATCACGCTGCCTTTTGTCGTTCTAACGGGCGGTTTTGTTTCCCTTGTTATTGAGGTGTCGCAGTATGTGTTTGGGACAGGCGAGAGTGAGCTTGATGATATTTTGCTCAACACCATCGGGGCTGTGTTAGGGTTTCTGTTATATCGGTTGTATCAACGCTATCAAAATAAACGAGCCGAATAA